The DNA sequence ATTCACTTTTTGACATGCAAATCCAAGTTCAATGTTGAACCGACTCTCCCAATCCAACAATGTTCCTGAATTGGTAGCAATTTCCAACTTAAATTCATATGATGAGTATTACATTTGGTAGCAATTTCCAACTTAAATTGTTTCTCTTCTAGTTCAATTCCCTGAATTTGCTTAATCACAACAATAGTTCCATTACCAAGCATTCCTCTATAAATAGAACCAAAACTCCCAGCACCAAGCTTTTCGTTAAACCCATTTGTGAGGCCTTTGAGCTCCTTATATGAGAACTGAATTGGTGCACCAGAAGCATACTCCACGAGATCATACTGACCATATAGTCCTCCAAATCTTGGAATGTTTCTGCAACACCACAAGTCCACAACCATAAACCACCCTGAAAGGCAATTGAAGTTAAAAGGGTACGAAAAACAAGCACCAGTATCATTATCCAAGCATGCTTGCTCCAATCCTTTTCCTTCCAAGGAATTGGTGATGGGTTTGGAGCCAGTGGAAGACACACCTTGACATATGTAGTGCTAGTTAGTGCTGGACTCTGATATCCACCAAATATATCTTTTGTCTTTACGTAACAGAATCTTGATCCATCTGACAAGGAAGTAGAAGCAAAACAAGAACCAGCTGAAAGACAAATTTCTCTACAAGCTGACATAGGTGTATACAACACCTCTGGGTTGATCTTGTATTAAGCAATAGAAGGGTAACTCAAGAGTCTAGTATGGTCCAATTACAACATCCCCATCTTTTCAGGACAATCCTCTAGCCTAACCTTCATCCTACACCCTTTCCTACTATTATTTGGATCAATCTTCTCAAAATTCTGAGTCCTTGTATTGCTACAAATTAAATACCATATGTTCTTCAGTATCCATGAACGTCACACTGATCTTTCACAGCAGCCCATCTTATGATAGAAGTTCCACTCCCTTTATATGATGAACTATAAATCCTCAAATTCGCATCACCATCCAACTTTAACACTCTCAGAACATCATTCTTCTGCATAGTCACTGATATAAGCAAATGTGGCAGTGCTAGTGAAATTTGGATCATGAATTGATACTTAATTTCCCTCAGGCTCCAACCCCAAAACTGGCCAAGTTAAAATCCAATTGAGGGTTGACttgcagaaaatgaagagagaaGATGTTGTTGGGGGGTGACCATGCTTGGTTTGTGTCTGAAGCATAAAGGGTTGAGCCTGGTGAGATGGCAACAACTGAAATGATGAAAAGGGTAAAGACAAAGTAGAAAAGCTTTTATTCTGAGCATTATGATTTTAGTAGTTGGCTGGTGTTTCTTGTTTTGCATGTGTAACGATGGATAGAACTGACTCTTAAATAAAGTGTTGCATGGTAGAAGGGATATGGAATGGAATATTGACGTTGAAGTTTTTTCTGATAGACATTCTTCTCTATCTTCTGTCAAGATTgaagtttgatttttgaatCTTACTTTTTCAGCTTttgcttttgaattttgaaaggaaTTTTGAGTGAAAACTGAAAACGAATTGGTTTCTTTCTCCTAAGGTCACAAATTCAGATATTGTAAATaggaaagagagaaatttgTCCTTTACATGAATTCACttgaattttgaatatgaaggtttcacaagaaagaaagaaaataacagataGGATTGGTGAGTTGAAAAACAGAATGGCGTTCTTTGATGTACAAGTGTTCATGGgcatttaattatttagtttgtgttttgttttacaCAAATAACACATTCCGAAGCACTTTGAACGTAATTTTTTTGTGAGAGGAAGCTTTACAAAAACAAGgaatctttctttcttttatttaaatcactttGAGGTTGACATTCCAGGAGTTCTATTTATgagaaattttataagttatgTTTGATTCTTATTCAAATTAGTGGTACTGAAATGTTTCATTATACGTACGCAGATTCAAGAAaaactagagaaaaaaaaagccaGTGCTTTCCACGGTGGAAAAACTGAGTGGATTTCAATGGAAAAAAATCTCTGGCAAGTCAacgaaatcaaattaattaaagtaatgaTATAGATACATGTCTATATTATTATCACAAGAGTTAatcttaaatgttttttttataaacatgtATTTTCATTAATACTATCATGGACCACAAAGTTCTTATATTTAACCTAACTAATATTGATATATAATACTGAATATATACATAAATTGATatgagattattttaatttaaaaataaattttaaatatataattatgttaaatgtgacataaattatttttttatttgaaaataattgatttctacgaaaaatacttataatttataatatcttaataatacgttttattctttttctctattttttttttcatattatatcacttgatttctttcttttcctttgttaAATAATAGGGAATGGTCCCACTTTatgaaaattcataaaaaaatatgattttttttatacactcATCAAACATTAGAACATACCCTTTGGTTGATCATCATTTCTATACATTGTTCAAATATCTAACCTGCCACAGTCTCACTATCCTCTACTAGACACCCTAGTTGGGCAAATATCGGAAATAAAGTCACATTCCATTGCCATCACAATCAACCAAATGGGAGAGAGGGAGAAGACCTCAACACAGAGAGTACCATtatattctaataaaattttattatttttcttcccttACAATAAATAAGTTCTGTAACTTTTCTAACGGGAAGGCTTGGTTACTTCTCACATAATTTTATAGTCAAAATTTACAATACTAATTTTGGTTATGGGTTAAAGATTACGTCTATTTCTTAATTCACAAGATCATAAATTAATCTCATAGGTCACCATAGCTTAGGAGAAGAAATTTACAATGTTAATTGCTTCCGTACATTAATTTTTAGTCAATTAATTACAACGGTcagttttcatttatttatttattcctaACTGAGATCAATCTCAAGTAATAGTAATTGATGTgacaatttatttatcttaaactaacaaaGTGAGTAGTGACTTTATCTGTACTCGCATTGTTGTTGGCAAGTTCGACGGAATTTACTACACGTGTAGTTCCCCACACTGCTCTGCGCTCCTCATCGAATCTTGTCCCaccaatctctctctctctctctttccatTTTCTCTGCACTCTTTACCCATTTTCCCCCCAATCGTACGCACCAAACTCACACGGATACGAGGTTAGTTTCTCCAATCCaaactttgtttttctattttttctttttccctttcgtAGTTTTTGCATTTACGTGTGTTACTTGCTGATTCAATATAAACCCATTTGTGAATTCTTCTcaatttgaatgatttttgctCAGATCCCGTCATAATGCCCTGTGATTGGTGCttttgtgatgatgttgttgtggatCGTTGGTTTCATCGTTTGTTCTAAAATACTACAATAATTTGGGTCGTGAGACTTGCATCTCATTTTTTGTTAAAGTCCTCGAGATTCAAATCAAGTGTTCATTTTCAAACTTTGTTTTTGGGGTTTGTGTTTTGTGTTATTTGGATGTGGAGGGCTTTTAGGAATGAGGACTTGTAGATTTGTGAATGAAGAGTTGGGGTGTGGAACAAGTAAAAGTGTGGGAATCTACACGGTTTTGTGTTATGATTGATAGGTAACCTTGTTCCTTAAGTATGTGGTGAGAGGTGTGATCCTGATAATTGTgtgtttagaaaaatatttgttgagaGAGGTCAACccttaaataaagaagaaaaagagtagaaaaataaattgagggCATCTTAGTTTGTTAGAACTTAAAAGCAAGAATTATGGAGTAATTGGTGTTGTTTTGCATGTagtggaagaaaaagaaggtagtgattagatttaattttgaatagatATATGACTGGTTTCTGATCTgctcaatttgaattttttttttgcttgaatTTTGAGTAACCTACAAGCTTGGTCATCAATCATGAAACTGATTTTTGGCTCATCAACCTTTTAGCTTGACCCTTTTCAGAAACCTTGAGAATGATTAACCTTTTGGTTGCCACTTTTCTTCCAACCTCCTCCCCTCTCTCGCTCCCTGTCTTCCTTCTACTGTTCCAACCTATTTGAATGTGACCTATATATGTATGCATTGGAGGTTTCCTACTTTTTAAGATAGAAATGTATCTGAAATCTCTAAATACATGAGCTGCAGAAGAGGAAGAATCTGCTGAAAATTCTTGTAATTTTGAAAACCTGACTGAGAAAATAGCTTGGCATAATCTGAGTCCATGATTTATCATCCTGTATTGATGGTCTTCTAGTTTGAGGCAGTGGAAGCTGGGGGTTGTGCTTGGAAAAGTCTGTCCTTATTTACTTTTCTAAAATCTTGAAATATTTTACTTCGATTTCCAGGCATGAGGGCCCCAAGTGTGCCCTCTGACATAATCAAATATGTGGTTCTGTAAGGGAAAAGCATTCTGAGATTGATAATCATCATATTTGAtgcttcattattttattttttttggtgtgaGATTTGTACTGAGTAGATCAAATATTTCTTACTCAAAGTGCATTCTTTTGGCAAGGAAATGTGAAAGTTGCTGACGGTTgctaaaataatagaaattaaacacACACACCAAACTCATGCTATTAGTGGGGTTGGTTgtcttattttcatatttagaaTGTTTTTAAGGTCATATCTTAGGGTTTAAATGTGATGCTTGCTTTAAATGGAGGACAGATAGGTATTCAGCAATGACAAAGGTGATggtttttgtattaaataataataactgtAGTATGCTTCTAAGATTATAGTGTCTGAGGTTTGTTGCTCTGTCTGTTTTCACTTTTGGATTAGGTGTCCAATACCTAACCTAATTGTCAATTAACTCAAATCTTTCAAGAAAGATGGTTCAAACTTGTGTTAATTATAACATTCTTTCATCGCATTCTCTAGGCACCAGATTTAGTCTGATGTGAGAATCAATGCCCAGTAAAACCTTTAATAGTGTCTTTTGTTTTACTCAAATCTTATTTCTGACACAACTTGTTGCTGAAGGTTGCAAGAGTCACAATGAGTCTGGCATGTCTTGTGTGCCATAGTGTGGATAGTCCATCACCGTCACATTCTTTCAGGAGTTACTCTGTTTCAAGTGCAGAAAATGAAGGAAGATGTCATGCTGTTGCAACCTGCTTAACCAGGAAATTATCTCTTCCACCCTCTACATTACACTCTTTTCTtgcaccatcatcatcatccaaaGTGACCCCACAACCTACTGGTTCAAGTAACAACTTGATAGCCGGTACGCCGCGGCTTGTACGAAGCCGTGCAGTGACAAGGGACCGAGTAAGAAACTGGAATTTTGATGAAATTGCAATGGAGTCCTAGTCTAAACTATAAGATAGAATAAGACTAGGGAATTTTCTTGTGGGATGGTTTATAGCATGGTATTGCTATGTTGCCCCTTTGAATTTTGTTGTGGGTGCAACTAATCTCTTTCTCTAGTTTTCTTGTAAAAGAGTATGACATTTGTAGCCATGAAAAAAATTCTACAGTGTGATTCTACTTTATCTGGCATTTTCCTTTTGCTTCACGACCggctaaaactaaaaaaattgggCTTAGAGGAATACTTATGTCAAGTATCAAAGTTGACTTAAAATGAATTCACCCACACATATTTCCACCACTTTTTCATCACTCTAAATTCACTTCTCACTCATTGTTGCGGCTGCAATTTCAATAGCAGAGTTCGTGAACTATTCATGTAAATATTCTTTCGAAATGTAAGCTGCAATTTCAATGGCACACAAAGTTTATAGAAATTGTTTTGTTAGGAGTCAGGACTTCCGTGATCTCTGTCTCAAAAAATTAATCTCTATTTGTCCAGTGAAGATGCCCTTAATGCACATTAAAAGAAATGTAAGCTGTAATGTAATGAGAATATTAGGTTCTAGTCTTTGTGTTGTTATTTGTCAATCTCTTCCATATTTAGCAAAAAAGAAACATTAggagtatgattttttttaacactttttaacttaattgaaatttattatagtttttggaattttaaaattctgttgatttattttattaatcgtCACAATATTAAGGAGTTTTCAAATTATTTCCTtgtcattttacttttattaagtCAAGTTCTAAATTGAAGATAAACTTGATGCAATGTCTTCAGAAAAGATTGGTGGTTGTTCTGTCTCATTCTCACAGAAGTAAATAAGTGTGTGGAATAGTTGGCAAATTCCTTGTGGGTTTCTTGAAGTTTGTCTCTTGCTAGAAAGTGAAAGAAATCTGAAGATTTTGTAGGGGCGTGGAAGATTTTTGCTTTTTAGGCCTGACCCCGTTTTTCTGCCTAGTGTCttctagtttttgtttttattttatattttatatgtctTCTCCTAGTTTCAGTTGCATTTATGATAATAGTGGAATAACTAATGATAAATCTTCCTACAACTCGTTTTAGCATGTTTCTTTATAATTATCGTGCTAAGTTAATAGTGAAATAatcttatcatcattaatttattttataatcattGTAGTCcactttattaatattataaaggatatatgtgaaaaaataattaatgttacattaaaaaattaaaataaaaattattttttttacacgaTAATTATTACGGGATGGAGAAAATACTTTACAAAgaaattttgaatgaaaaataaatatatttgatattttaaaaatataaaacacataCAATCTATATTTCACATACAATACATATTGAATATAGAACTTGGTTTTAAGGATTATTAATGTGAAATATAGAACTGGACGGGTTTAGACTCTTGTTCGGTATGTTGCTTGATCATTAACGGAGTGGACGGATGGACTCATATGATAGGAAGAAGAGTTGaaaaatttgaggaaaaaaagagactttcacctaaattaattagtttttatgcactatattgatatttttaaatttaattgatttggtttatgtgtaaaaaaaaagttacttagCCTATTTGAtgtttaaagaaaaacaatcaTTATAATCTAGCATTTGTCAAGATTATTTTTGTTGGATATGTTAATCTCTCCATCAATATAGAAAATTTCATTTAACTTCATTTAacttaagagtgtgtttggatgagggagaaatttttaattctaagaatttcaaatacttcaattaaattttttttatttttaaaattttgtgtttggataaaaaaaattaaaattgtgagggtgagaaaatgaatgcaaagaaaagagaagatatGATTAGTGTattttcaaagagaagaatattgaTACACCATCACACCCGACCACAACATTCAGTGAAGTGAATGACGCATCAATGTTCATGTTTATGGTTTATCCCAAAATCTCCACCATAtaaaatagtattatttttaaaaatgtttctcTCCTATAAGAAGCATCAATGTTCATGTTTATGGTTTATCCCAATTCAATCATGATTTTGATGAGAGAGAAGTAAAACAAGGACGAAAGCCAAAATCCCAATCTAAATCACAATTGTTTTATGCGTTTCTACAAATCCCACACGAATCCTAATCCCAGATGATTAACTCTAGAGGGAGGGAAATTGTGAAACCCACAAACACTAGaggtatatatattaatatcacTATCGTTTTGGGTTGTTATGGTTAGATATGACAATGGGACGGGTACGAGTATTGTCTCCCCAACCCCTTATCCTGACTCTCCAACATATTTTCATACCTTTACCTGATACCCGACGAGTTTAAGTTTATTGTTCCATCCCCGTACACGATTtaacttagaaaaatattttttaaaaaaatatattaaaattttgattttagaaaaaataaattgattgttaaacatttatttttaactatttatatattaataaaattattatagcacatgtgtctacaaaaatagttaagaaaataatattaaattatgtaaaagttctaaaataaaattaattagtaataaaaattttatgccttttgattaaattatacaaaaattctaaaaattttaagtgGTAGGCGGGTTCGGGTTCAGGGTCGGGACGAGTCTAGTAATCCCATATCCGTATTCGTACCCGACTTTTGGTTATCGGAAAAAACCCGAACCCATACCCGATCAACTCGGATATTACCAGTCTAAATCAGGACGAATTCAGGCGGATACCCACGGGTATAGATTTTCTTGCCATGTCTAGTTATGGTACCAAAGTCCTTTACTCATCCTTAATAGAAAAACTAATTTTCTGTCTTACGTGGTCCCTTTGTAAGTTTGAATATGTGAGGTAAGTTGGACCCTTAGTTATATCATGTGATAGTTCATAGATCATGAGATTTGAGGCGTGCATGGAGTGATTTACAATTCTCCTAGTAGGATGGTGTTGGCAGAAGAGTGCACTTTTACTTTCAGTGCAGTTCCTTTTATACCTTGCTATTTATGGAACTATTTTGAGAAAAGAGTAACAACAATGGAAATAAACGCAATGCTTAATAGAAACGAGAGAAAGGTTGATATAATCTGTTCTCATATCTAGAACTCCATTGGGGATCAAATTACAACAAATCagagattttagtttttttcttcttctttcaaagATAACCTATAAGTCACAATCATCCCTTAACAAATAGCTGACTCTCAGTCGTTTTCTTTGGATTAAGATCCTCTAATGTTAGTTTTGAACATGTTATGAGAAGATAGACACAAAACACCTGGGTCCATTAATAGCACCCATTGTTGTTTCTGTTGGgtccattaattttatttttgtatttttctctcACATAACACGACATTATCATATTATTTGTCAACACAAGAGGATCAAATCCTTTATAGTGATCCCTTGAATGTGTTAACTAAAATTCTTATACAAGAAGTCAGGTTATAATTATGAGTATGTTTGAGTAAACTTTTCAAGAATTACTTTTACgagaataaaataagaagaaaaaatggaataagttttttcataagttaaaattaacttctgCATTAGTTAATCTGAAGAAGCTCTCTTGTGTTTTAGAGAAACTATATTGGAAACAAAAGGTGTTTCAGGTTCTAGAGTAGAAAGGATCTCTCTGCAGCAAGAAGGGGTAGCCAATGCCTCTTCTCTTGGAAGGAAACACAacaaacaaaacactcacaaagaaaccaaTCACAAGGGGGAGAGTGTTGGTCACCTTTCTAGGCAATGCTGGGTAGTAACACTTGACAACATCTTGATGCAACCCTGCAAAAGCAAGAAAAGAGACAAGGGACAATGATGCATAGAAAAGATCACTCCATCTTAGTCTATAATCCGACGGCACGCGCGGCTTCTTGCCTCCATTGAAAGTCCATATCCCTCTGAATGTTGCCACTCCATAGTACAACCTTCCTGTGGCACTTCTGAAGCTATCAGTTAAGGTGAAGAAAACACATGACACTGCCAAAAGGGCCAAAAAGTTTCCCATCAACCAACGGTTCAAAGTGTTGCATTCACCATCATCTGTGAGGAGAGGTGCAAAAATGCTGAAGGCAAGGATTGTCACTGTTGGCAAGAGGACATTG is a window from the Glycine max cultivar Williams 82 chromosome 2, Glycine_max_v4.0, whole genome shotgun sequence genome containing:
- the LOC100802707 gene encoding uncharacterized protein → MSLACLVCHSVDSPSPSHSFRSYSVSSAENEGRCHAVATCLTRKLSLPPSTLHSFLAPSSSSKVTPQPTGSSNNLIAGTPRLVRSRAVTRDRVRNWNFDEIAMES
- the LOC102667702 gene encoding protein DMP2, which gives rise to MSNSNSTQELILHCDDQQQQQNEDDYYDLDDYDIDESYYFYVINAILSGTARLNVLLPTVTILAFSIFAPLLTDDGECNTLNRWLMGNFLALLAVSCVFFTLTDSFRSATGRLYYGVATFRGIWTFNGGKKPRVPSDYRLRWSDLFYASLSLVSFLAFAGLHQDVVKCYYPALPRKVTNTLPLVIGFFVSVLFVVFPSKRRGIGYPFLLQRDPFYSRT